From one Planktothrix agardhii NIES-204 genomic stretch:
- a CDS encoding peptidases M20 and M42 translates to MDYQTLFNTIENLVLQHSPSGVESEINQWLLERFSELGVEVWRDQADNIIAKIPGKTSERAIAITAHKDEIGMIVKTIEEKGRVSVRKLGGSFPWVYGEGVVDLLGDHQTLSGILSFGSRHISHESTQKVYQEEKALKWEDTWIETKCTTEELATAGIRPGTRVVVGKHRKKPIRIKDYIASYTLDNKASLAILLALAETVKHPPIDIYLVASAKEEVGAIGALYFTQRQTLEALIALEICPLAPEYPIAGDEKPVLLSQDSYGVYDEGLNSQLRQAATTAGVPLQLTILSGFGSDASIAMKFGHVARAACLGFPTQNTHGYELAHLGAIANCIKVLQAFCEKDFSQI, encoded by the coding sequence ATGGATTATCAGACTTTATTTAATACAATTGAAAACTTGGTTTTGCAACATTCTCCCAGTGGGGTAGAATCGGAAATAAATCAATGGTTGTTAGAACGATTTTCTGAACTTGGGGTAGAGGTTTGGCGAGATCAGGCGGATAATATTATTGCCAAAATTCCTGGTAAAACTTCAGAAAGAGCTATCGCCATTACCGCCCATAAAGATGAAATTGGCATGATCGTCAAAACCATTGAAGAAAAGGGACGGGTTTCGGTTAGAAAATTAGGCGGGTCATTTCCTTGGGTTTATGGGGAAGGAGTGGTTGATTTATTAGGAGATCATCAAACTCTTAGCGGTATTTTGAGCTTTGGTTCTCGTCATATTTCCCATGAATCTACTCAAAAAGTTTACCAGGAAGAAAAAGCCTTGAAATGGGAAGATACTTGGATTGAAACCAAATGCACAACGGAAGAATTAGCAACCGCAGGAATTCGCCCAGGAACCAGGGTAGTTGTAGGAAAACATCGTAAAAAACCTATCCGAATTAAAGATTATATTGCTAGTTATACCCTCGATAATAAAGCGTCTCTGGCGATTTTATTAGCCTTAGCAGAAACCGTCAAACACCCGCCCATTGATATATATTTAGTGGCTTCGGCAAAGGAAGAAGTGGGAGCAATTGGGGCCCTATATTTTACCCAAAGACAAACCTTAGAGGCGTTAATTGCCTTGGAAATTTGCCCCCTTGCCCCGGAATATCCGATTGCAGGGGATGAAAAACCGGTGTTGCTGTCCCAGGATAGCTATGGTGTTTATGACGAAGGTTTGAACAGCCAATTACGACAGGCGGCGACCACCGCCGGAGTCCCGTTACAATTGACAATTCTTAGTGGTTTTGGAAGTGACGCTTCTATTGCCATGAAATTTGGCCATGTAGCCCGGGCGGCTTGCTTGGGTTTCCCGACTCAGAACACCCATGGCTATGAACTGGCCCATTTGGGAGCGATCGCTAATTGTATTAAAGTTCTACAAGCCTTCTGTGAAAAGGATTTCAGCCAAATTTAA
- a CDS encoding thioredoxin domain-containing protein — MNENPLHSTPSTEPSDLAKRIRNFLIIIAAIILSLSVFLAIRSEATSTSLPQLVEESIPLDIALNNGKPTLMEFYANWCTSCQTMAPELSEIKHKYSEKLNFVMLNVDNSKWLPELLKYRVDGIPHFVYLNQKAETIAQTIGEIPRPILEANLESLIAENPLPYTQAIGQVSAFNSPLNIDQPSSSDPRSHGAQVQ, encoded by the coding sequence ATGAACGAAAACCCATTACATTCAACCCCCTCAACCGAACCTTCCGATTTAGCCAAACGGATCAGAAACTTTTTAATTATTATCGCAGCTATAATTCTGAGTCTCTCGGTTTTCTTAGCAATTCGTAGTGAAGCCACTTCCACCTCCCTCCCTCAACTCGTGGAAGAATCAATTCCCCTAGATATTGCCTTGAATAATGGCAAACCGACCCTAATGGAATTTTATGCAAATTGGTGTACCAGTTGTCAAACCATGGCCCCAGAATTAAGCGAAATTAAACATAAATATTCGGAAAAACTCAATTTTGTGATGTTGAATGTCGATAATAGTAAATGGTTGCCAGAACTGCTAAAATATAGAGTCGATGGCATTCCTCATTTCGTTTATTTGAATCAAAAAGCCGAAACAATTGCCCAAACCATTGGCGAAATTCCTCGCCCGATTTTAGAAGCCAATTTAGAGTCTTTAATTGCAGAAAATCCCCTTCCCTATACCCAAGCCATCGGTCAAGTTTCGGCTTTTAATTCTCCCTTAAATATTGATCAACCTAGCAGTAGTGATCCCCGTTCCCATGGTGCTCAAGTTCAATAA
- a CDS encoding hypothetical protein (iron-sulfur cluster binding protein homolog), with product MKKRVTLTFPKRSIQIPITYRLAKDFNVAANIIRAQVAPNQVGKLVVELSGDIDELEAAIEWMQTQNIGVSLVGREIIIDEQSCVDCGLCTGVCPTDALTLNPETFYLTFTRSRCIVCEQCIPACPLQAISTNL from the coding sequence ATGAAAAAACGAGTGACTTTGACGTTTCCCAAACGTTCTATTCAAATACCGATTACCTATAGATTGGCTAAGGATTTTAATGTAGCTGCTAATATTATTCGCGCTCAAGTTGCGCCGAATCAAGTCGGAAAATTAGTAGTAGAATTATCAGGAGATATTGATGAACTAGAGGCGGCTATTGAGTGGATGCAAACTCAAAATATTGGAGTTTCTTTAGTCGGACGGGAGATTATCATTGATGAGCAAAGTTGTGTGGATTGTGGACTCTGTACTGGAGTTTGTCCGACGGATGCCTTGACCCTGAATCCAGAAACCTTTTATTTGACGTTTACTCGCTCACGGTGTATTGTTTGTGAACAATGTATTCCAGCCTGTCCCCTTCAGGCAATTTCTACTAATCTTTGA
- the prk gene encoding phosphoribulokinase, translated as MGNKPDRVVLIGVAGDSGCGKSTFLRRITDIFGKDFVTVICLDDYHCLDRKQRKETGITALDPRANNFDLMYQQVNALKNGISIDKPIYNHETGELDPPERIEPNHIIVIEGLHPLYDERVRSLLDFSVYLDISDEVKISWKIQRDMAERGHRYEDVLAAINARRPDFEAYIDPQKQYADVVVQILPTNLIAEDKEHKVLRVRLVQKEGVEGLEPSYLFDQGSTIYWIPCGRKLTCSYPGLKMYYGPDNYYGNEVSILEVDGQFDNLDEMIYVEGHLSNLSTKYYGEMTHLLRERQEYPGSNNGSGLFQVLVGLKMRATYERLVSANEKVAAAV; from the coding sequence ATGGGAAATAAGCCGGATCGCGTGGTTTTAATTGGTGTTGCTGGAGATTCTGGGTGCGGAAAATCAACATTTTTACGTCGGATAACAGACATCTTTGGAAAAGATTTTGTAACGGTTATCTGTTTAGATGATTACCATTGTTTAGATCGTAAGCAACGCAAAGAAACTGGAATTACTGCTCTTGATCCTAGAGCTAATAATTTCGATTTAATGTATCAGCAAGTTAACGCTCTTAAAAACGGTATATCCATTGATAAACCCATTTATAATCATGAAACTGGCGAGTTAGATCCCCCCGAACGAATCGAGCCCAATCATATTATTGTGATTGAAGGATTGCACCCGTTATATGACGAAAGAGTGCGATCGCTGCTTGATTTTAGTGTTTATCTGGATATCAGCGACGAAGTTAAAATTTCGTGGAAAATTCAGCGCGATATGGCGGAACGGGGACATCGTTATGAAGATGTTTTGGCGGCAATTAATGCTCGTCGTCCTGATTTTGAAGCCTATATTGACCCCCAAAAGCAATATGCGGATGTGGTGGTTCAAATTCTACCCACTAACTTGATTGCTGAAGACAAGGAACACAAAGTTCTGCGGGTGCGTTTGGTACAGAAAGAAGGTGTGGAAGGACTCGAACCCTCCTACTTATTTGATCAAGGATCAACGATTTACTGGATACCTTGCGGACGTAAACTCACCTGTTCCTATCCGGGTCTAAAAATGTATTACGGCCCCGATAATTACTACGGAAATGAAGTGTCTATCCTCGAAGTTGATGGTCAATTCGATAACCTCGATGAAATGATCTACGTCGAAGGACACTTAAGCAACCTGTCTACGAAATATTATGGAGAGATGACCCACCTCCTCCGCGAACGCCAAGAGTATCCCGGTTCCAATAATGGTAGCGGATTATTCCAGGTGTTAGTTGGTCTGAAAATGCGGGCGACCTACGAGCGCTTAGTTAGTGCTAACGAAAAAGTTGCCGCTGCGGTCTAA